Proteins encoded in a region of the Streptomyces sp. NBC_00513 genome:
- the lspA gene encoding signal peptidase II, with product MAEAERIIGTPEVGDDTEPESTAPKGRRRIVALLVVATLAYLIDLGSKMLVVAKLEHEQPIEIIGELLKFSAIRNPGAAFGFGEAFTIIFTCIAATVIVVIVRLARKLYSLPWAIALGLLLGGALGNLTDRIFRSPGVFRGAVVDFIAPAHFAVFNLADSAIVCGGILIVLLSFRGLDPDGTVHKD from the coding sequence GTGGCAGAGGCGGAGCGCATCATCGGTACGCCGGAGGTCGGGGACGACACCGAGCCCGAATCGACCGCGCCCAAGGGGCGCCGGCGGATCGTGGCACTGCTGGTGGTGGCGACGCTGGCGTACCTGATCGACCTCGGCAGCAAGATGCTGGTCGTCGCGAAACTGGAGCACGAGCAGCCCATCGAGATCATCGGTGAGCTGCTGAAGTTCTCGGCGATCCGCAACCCCGGGGCCGCCTTCGGCTTCGGCGAGGCCTTCACGATCATCTTCACCTGCATCGCGGCCACCGTGATCGTGGTGATCGTCCGACTGGCGCGCAAGCTCTACAGCCTGCCGTGGGCGATTGCGCTGGGCCTGCTGCTGGGCGGGGCGTTGGGCAACCTGACCGACCGGATCTTCCGTTCGCCGGGGGTCTTCCGGGGAGCGGTCGTCGACTTCATCGCGCCCGCCCACTTCGCCGTCTTCAACCTCGCGGACTCGGCGATCGTGTGCGGCGGGATCCTGATCGTCCTGCTGTCGTTCAGGGGTCTCGACCCGGACGGCACGGTCCACAAGGACTGA
- a CDS encoding TraR/DksA C4-type zinc finger protein: MVAKKTAGTTKKAVGKAVGTEVGTEVGAPAPAPAEAAPEKTAAVRKAPARKASARKSATTAKVAAAEKSTAKKVTAKRAATEGAAHAASETGARKVVAKKSTGTARKTAAAATSGLPKARGGAVAATPGELPVRPGEDPWTPAEVAEARAELESEVLRLRAELQASDAAISGLMRDSGDGAGDDQADTGTKNITRESELALAANASLMLEQTERALERLEAGTYGLCETCGKPIGKARMQAFPRATLCVDCKQRQERRH; encoded by the coding sequence ATGGTGGCGAAGAAGACCGCCGGGACTACCAAGAAGGCTGTCGGGAAGGCTGTCGGAACCGAGGTCGGAACCGAGGTCGGGGCACCGGCGCCGGCTCCCGCCGAGGCGGCGCCCGAGAAGACGGCCGCCGTGCGGAAGGCGCCCGCGAGAAAGGCATCCGCGAGGAAGTCGGCGACCACCGCCAAGGTGGCCGCCGCCGAGAAGTCGACGGCGAAGAAGGTCACGGCCAAACGGGCCGCGACCGAGGGGGCGGCGCATGCCGCGTCAGAGACGGGAGCCCGGAAAGTGGTCGCCAAGAAGAGCACCGGCACGGCCAGGAAGACGGCCGCTGCCGCCACCAGTGGACTGCCCAAGGCGCGGGGCGGTGCGGTGGCCGCCACCCCCGGAGAGCTCCCCGTACGCCCGGGAGAGGACCCCTGGACGCCGGCGGAGGTCGCCGAGGCCCGGGCCGAGCTGGAGAGCGAGGTGCTGCGCCTGAGGGCCGAGCTCCAGGCCTCCGACGCGGCCATCTCCGGGCTGATGCGGGACTCGGGCGACGGCGCGGGGGACGACCAGGCGGACACCGGCACCAAGAACATCACCCGGGAGTCCGAACTGGCCCTCGCGGCGAACGCCAGCCTGATGCTGGAGCAGACGGAACGCGCGCTGGAACGGCTGGAGGCGGGCACCTACGGTCTCTGCGAGACCTGCGGAAAGCCCATCGGAAAGGCCCGGATGCAGGCATTTCCGCGCGCCACGCTCTGTGTGGACTGCAAGCAGAGGCAGGAGCGGCGGCACTAG
- the ileS gene encoding isoleucine--tRNA ligase — protein sequence MTTPPQYRPVPAQVDLPALEHAVLEFWRESKTFAKTLEQSEGRPEWVFYEGPPTANGMPGAHHIEARVFKDVFPRFRTMRGYHVARKAGWDCHGLPVELAVEKELGFNGKQDIEAYGIAEFNSKCRESVTRHTDAFAELTTRMGYWVDLDDAYRTMDPEYVESVWWSLKEIFNKGLLTQDHRVAPWCPRCGTGLSDHELAQGYETVVDPSVYVRFPLTSGPLAGDAALLVWTTTPWTLVSNTAVATHPEVTYVVATNGEERLVVAEPLLEKSLGEGWEATGETFTGKEMERWTYRRPFDLVEFPEPAHYVVNAEYVTTEDGTGLVHQSPAFGADDLAVCRAYGLPVVNPVRPDGTFEEDVPLVGGVFFKKADEKLTADLDARGLLFKHIAYEHSYPHCWRCHTALLYYAQPSWYIRTTAVKDAMLRENEKTNWFPDSVKQGRFGDWLNNNIDWALSRNRYWGTPLPIWRCEENHLTCVGSRAELGELSGTDQSGLDPHRPYIDDITFTCTHEGCSLEAVRVPEVIDAWYDSGSMPFAQWGYPHKNKEIFEKRYPAQFISEAIDQTRGWFYTLMAVGTLVFDKSSYENVVCLGHILAEDGRKMSKHLGNTLEPIQLMDQHGADAVRWFMAAGGSPWAARRVGHGTIQEVVRKTLLTYWNTVAFQALYARTSNWAPSAADPAPADRTVLDRWLLSELHTLTSEVTEAMESYDTQRAGKLLSSFVDDLSNWYVRRSRRRFWQGDKAALRTLHDVVETVTRLLAPLTPFITERVWQDMVVPVTPDAPESVHLSTWPTADTTAIDPELSRQMLLVRRLVELGRATRAESGVKTRQPLSRALVGATGFDALTPELRAQITEELNVSSLASLSEVGGSLVDTTAKANFRALGKRFGKGVQDVAKAVAAADAAGLSLALRSGEASVEVNGETVTLTPEEVIITETPREGWSVASDSGATVALDLEITPELRLAGLARDAIRLIQEARKNSGLDVADRIALRWSSADPELVTALTDHAELIAEEVLATDFATGEADASYGDPFTDEPLGLTFRLRKA from the coding sequence ATGACCACACCGCCGCAGTACCGCCCGGTACCCGCCCAGGTCGACCTGCCCGCCCTCGAACACGCCGTCCTGGAGTTCTGGCGCGAGAGCAAGACCTTCGCCAAGACGCTGGAGCAGTCCGAGGGCCGCCCCGAGTGGGTCTTCTACGAGGGCCCGCCCACCGCGAACGGCATGCCCGGCGCGCACCACATCGAGGCCCGCGTCTTCAAGGACGTCTTCCCCCGCTTCCGCACCATGCGCGGCTACCACGTGGCCCGCAAGGCCGGCTGGGACTGCCACGGCCTGCCCGTCGAGCTCGCGGTCGAGAAGGAACTCGGCTTCAACGGCAAGCAGGACATCGAGGCGTACGGCATCGCCGAGTTCAACTCCAAGTGCCGCGAGTCGGTGACCCGTCACACCGACGCGTTCGCCGAGCTCACGACCCGCATGGGCTACTGGGTCGACCTGGACGACGCCTACCGGACCATGGACCCCGAGTACGTGGAGTCCGTGTGGTGGTCGCTGAAGGAGATCTTCAACAAGGGTCTGCTCACCCAGGACCACCGCGTCGCCCCCTGGTGCCCGCGCTGCGGCACCGGCCTCTCCGACCACGAGCTGGCCCAGGGCTACGAGACGGTCGTCGACCCCTCGGTCTACGTCCGATTCCCGCTGACCTCCGGCCCCCTCGCGGGCGACGCCGCGCTGCTTGTGTGGACGACGACCCCGTGGACCCTGGTGTCCAACACGGCCGTCGCCACGCACCCCGAGGTCACGTACGTCGTCGCCACCAACGGCGAGGAGCGCCTCGTCGTCGCCGAGCCGCTGCTGGAGAAGTCCCTCGGCGAGGGCTGGGAGGCCACCGGCGAGACCTTCACCGGCAAGGAGATGGAGCGCTGGACGTACCGGCGCCCCTTCGACCTCGTCGAGTTCCCGGAGCCCGCCCACTACGTCGTGAACGCCGAGTACGTCACGACCGAGGACGGCACCGGTCTGGTCCACCAGTCCCCCGCCTTCGGCGCCGACGACCTCGCGGTCTGCCGCGCCTACGGCCTGCCGGTCGTGAACCCGGTCCGCCCCGACGGCACCTTCGAGGAGGACGTCCCGCTCGTCGGCGGCGTCTTCTTCAAGAAGGCCGACGAGAAGCTGACCGCCGACCTCGACGCGCGCGGCCTGCTCTTCAAGCACATCGCCTACGAGCACAGCTACCCGCACTGCTGGCGCTGCCACACCGCGCTGCTCTACTACGCGCAGCCGTCCTGGTACATCCGCACCACCGCCGTCAAGGACGCGATGCTGCGGGAGAACGAGAAGACGAACTGGTTCCCGGACTCGGTGAAGCAGGGCCGCTTCGGCGACTGGCTGAACAACAACATCGACTGGGCGCTCTCCCGGAACCGCTACTGGGGCACGCCGCTGCCGATCTGGCGCTGCGAGGAGAACCACCTCACCTGCGTCGGTTCCCGCGCCGAGCTGGGCGAGCTGTCCGGCACCGACCAGTCGGGCCTGGACCCGCACCGCCCGTACATCGACGACATCACCTTCACCTGCACGCACGAGGGCTGCTCCCTCGAAGCCGTGCGCGTCCCGGAGGTCATCGACGCCTGGTACGACTCGGGTTCGATGCCGTTCGCGCAGTGGGGCTACCCGCACAAGAACAAGGAGATCTTCGAGAAGCGCTACCCGGCGCAGTTCATCTCGGAGGCCATCGACCAGACGCGCGGGTGGTTCTACACGCTGATGGCGGTCGGCACCCTCGTCTTCGACAAGTCCTCCTACGAGAACGTGGTCTGCCTGGGGCACATCCTCGCCGAGGACGGCCGCAAGATGTCCAAGCACCTGGGCAACACCCTCGAACCGATCCAGCTGATGGACCAGCACGGCGCGGACGCCGTGCGCTGGTTCATGGCGGCCGGCGGCTCCCCGTGGGCGGCCCGGCGCGTGGGCCACGGCACGATCCAGGAGGTCGTCCGCAAGACGCTCCTCACGTACTGGAACACGGTGGCCTTCCAGGCCCTGTACGCCCGCACGTCGAACTGGGCGCCGTCGGCGGCCGACCCGGCGCCCGCGGACCGCACGGTCCTGGACCGCTGGCTGCTCTCCGAGCTGCACACCCTCACCTCCGAGGTCACGGAGGCGATGGAGTCCTACGACACCCAGCGCGCCGGCAAGCTTCTGTCGTCCTTCGTGGACGACCTGTCGAACTGGTACGTCCGCCGCTCGCGCCGCCGCTTCTGGCAGGGCGACAAGGCGGCCCTGCGCACCCTCCACGACGTGGTGGAGACGGTGACCCGGCTGTTGGCCCCGCTCACCCCCTTCATCACGGAGCGGGTCTGGCAGGACATGGTCGTCCCGGTCACCCCGGACGCCCCGGAGTCCGTCCACCTCTCGACGTGGCCGACCGCGGACACCACCGCGATCGACCCGGAGCTGTCGCGGCAGATGCTGTTGGTCCGCCGCCTGGTGGAGCTGGGCCGCGCGACCCGCGCGGAGTCGGGCGTCAAGACCCGCCAGCCGCTGTCCCGGGCCCTGGTCGGCGCGACCGGTTTCGACGCCCTGACCCCGGAGCTCCGGGCCCAGATCACGGAGGAGCTGAACGTCTCCTCGCTGGCCTCCCTGTCCGAGGTCGGCGGGTCCCTCGTGGACACGACGGCGAAGGCCAACTTCCGTGCGCTCGGCAAGCGGTTCGGCAAGGGCGTGCAGGACGTCGCCAAGGCCGTGGCCGCGGCGGACGCGGCGGGGCTCTCGCTGGCCCTGCGCTCCGGTGAGGCCTCGGTCGAGGTGAACGGCGAGACCGTGACCCTCACCCCGGAGGAGGTCATCATCACCGAGACCCCGCGCGAGGGCTGGTCGGTGGCGTCCGATTCCGGGGCGACCGTCGCCCTGGACCTGGAGATCACCCCGGAGTTGCGGCTGGCGGGCCTGGCCCGCGACGCGATCCGCCTGATCCAGGAGGCCCGGAAGAACTCCGGTCTGGACGTGGCGGACCGGATCGCCCTGCGGTGGTCCTCGGCGGACCCGGAGCTCGTGACGGCCCTGACGGACCACGCGGAGCTCATCGCGGAGGAGGTCCTGGCCACGGACTTCGCGACCGGCGAGGCCGACGCGTCCTACGGCGACCCGTTCACGGACGAACCCCTCGGCCTGACGTTCCGCCTCCGCAAGGCGTAA